A section of the Mesorhizobium loti genome encodes:
- a CDS encoding DUF58 domain-containing protein encodes MTRIGEVQAPAATRDALARGRLRASLVPDLLVEARRIVNTVIAGWHGRRKRGIGENFWQFRPYVEGDSSRIDWRRSARDDHTYVRDREWEAAHTVWLWADPSPSMLYKSTGASVSKQSRALVLALAMAELLSRSGERIAWPGLTDPFTARNGAERIAAQLMHAGDLPAKPDLSDIRRFCDIVIASDFLDPVEETMEWLDVLARHGVRAHLIEVADPAEETFPYAGRTEFTDPETGEKLTAGRAEMLGDEYRLLYTARRAELAGWCKRLGWSFTVNHTDRLASDALVRLHMAMTADGGYSGPTSARAGKVAVA; translated from the coding sequence ATGACGCGTATCGGCGAGGTCCAGGCTCCGGCAGCGACGCGCGACGCGCTCGCCCGTGGCCGGTTGCGGGCTTCGCTTGTGCCCGACCTGCTGGTCGAGGCGCGCCGCATCGTCAACACCGTGATCGCCGGCTGGCATGGCCGCCGCAAGCGCGGCATCGGCGAGAATTTCTGGCAGTTCCGGCCCTATGTCGAAGGCGACTCTTCGCGCATCGACTGGCGCCGCTCGGCGCGCGACGACCACACCTATGTGCGCGACCGCGAATGGGAGGCCGCCCATACGGTGTGGCTGTGGGCAGATCCCTCGCCATCCATGCTCTACAAGTCAACCGGCGCCAGCGTTTCCAAGCAATCGCGCGCACTGGTGCTGGCGCTGGCCATGGCCGAGTTGTTGTCGCGCAGCGGCGAGCGTATCGCCTGGCCGGGACTGACCGATCCGTTCACGGCCCGCAACGGCGCAGAGCGCATCGCCGCCCAGCTGATGCATGCCGGCGACCTGCCGGCCAAGCCTGATCTGTCGGACATCAGGCGGTTCTGCGACATCGTCATCGCCAGCGATTTCCTCGATCCGGTCGAAGAGACGATGGAATGGCTCGACGTGCTCGCCCGCCACGGCGTGCGCGCGCATCTGATCGAGGTCGCCGACCCGGCCGAGGAAACCTTCCCCTATGCCGGCCGTACCGAGTTCACCGATCCCGAGACGGGCGAAAAACTGACCGCCGGTCGTGCCGAAATGCTCGGCGACGAGTATCGCCTGCTCTACACCGCCCGCCGCGCGGAATTGGCCGGCTGGTGCAAACGGCTCGGCTGGAGTTTCACCGTCAACCACACCGATCGGCTGGCGTCCGACGCACTGGTGCGCCTGCACATGGCGATGACCGCCGATGGGGGTTATTCCGGGCCAACCTCCGCTCGCGCCGGAAAGGTGGCTGTCGCATGA
- a CDS encoding AAA family ATPase yields MSVMVKESPISETDMIAEAEKALADISRIRDGVGRVIFGQENVVERTLVALLAGGHALLVGVPGLAKTKLVETLGVVLGLDSRRIQFTPDLMPSDILGSEVMEQDETGKRSFRFISGPIFAQLLMADEINRASPRTQSALLQAMQEYHVTIAGARYDLPAPFHVLATQNPLEQEGTYPLPEAQLDRFLMQVDILYPEIEAERRILLETTGIEDAKAQNVLQPARLKEIQTLIRRMPVPESVVEAILTLVRSARPGQGNAETDKHVAWGPGPRASQALMLCTRARALYDGRLAPSIDDVRALAEPVLQHRMALTFAARAEGTSVRDVVAKLVKGI; encoded by the coding sequence GGGTCGGCCGGGTGATCTTCGGCCAAGAGAATGTCGTCGAGCGCACTTTGGTGGCGCTGCTGGCCGGCGGCCATGCGCTGCTGGTCGGCGTGCCGGGCCTTGCCAAGACCAAGCTGGTCGAGACGCTGGGCGTCGTGCTCGGCCTCGATTCGCGCCGCATCCAGTTCACGCCCGACCTGATGCCATCGGACATTCTCGGCTCCGAGGTGATGGAGCAGGACGAGACCGGCAAGCGCTCCTTCCGCTTCATCTCCGGGCCGATCTTCGCCCAGTTGCTGATGGCCGATGAGATCAACCGCGCTTCGCCGCGCACGCAGTCGGCGCTGCTTCAGGCCATGCAGGAGTATCACGTTACCATCGCCGGCGCCCGCTACGATCTGCCGGCGCCCTTCCACGTGCTGGCGACGCAGAATCCGCTGGAGCAGGAAGGCACCTATCCGCTGCCCGAAGCCCAGCTCGACCGCTTCCTGATGCAGGTCGACATCCTCTATCCCGAAATCGAGGCCGAACGCCGCATCCTCCTGGAAACCACCGGCATCGAGGATGCGAAGGCCCAGAACGTGCTGCAGCCGGCACGGCTGAAGGAGATCCAGACGCTGATCCGCCGCATGCCGGTGCCCGAAAGCGTCGTCGAGGCGATCCTGACCCTGGTGCGCTCGGCGCGTCCGGGCCAGGGCAATGCCGAGACCGACAAGCATGTCGCCTGGGGCCCCGGCCCACGCGCCAGCCAGGCACTGATGTTGTGCACGCGCGCCCGAGCGCTCTACGATGGGCGGCTGGCACCTTCGATCGACGATGTGCGGGCCCTGGCCGAGCCGGTGCTGCAGCATCGTATGGCACTGACCTTCGCCGCCCGCGCCGAGGGCACCAGCGTGCGCGATGTGGTGGCGAAACTTGTGAAAGGGATTTGA